A single genomic interval of Halobacillus halophilus DSM 2266 harbors:
- a CDS encoding MurR/RpiR family transcriptional regulator yields MESLFSLEGVHLTPKQRRIADVVEKEGTSIVYHTEKEIADKSGVSVPTVSRFWPLIGFTNFKDFKQVMKGRIEVTPENKFKNFAEQMDEDHILNRLIEHHFKNLVQTGNHLNKEHMQKAIQTICTASDVYIYAPASSEGLGDLLEFRLKRFGIRIERIAKSGFEVYESMLHMSSASTLIVFQFVEMLAETQALFEHANSLGMKIILITDQLVSNMHEYVDYSLYTHRGEMWEFHTMVAPVAVLEAMVMGVGLELEEVSLERLKTLSDLRKTYKHLIPK; encoded by the coding sequence ATGGAGTCATTATTTTCACTGGAAGGAGTTCACTTAACTCCGAAGCAGAGAAGAATCGCCGATGTGGTGGAAAAAGAGGGAACGTCCATCGTTTATCACACGGAAAAGGAAATAGCCGATAAATCGGGGGTCAGCGTCCCCACGGTATCAAGGTTCTGGCCGCTTATCGGCTTTACGAATTTCAAGGATTTCAAGCAGGTGATGAAGGGCCGGATCGAAGTGACCCCGGAGAATAAATTTAAGAACTTCGCCGAGCAGATGGATGAAGATCACATCTTGAATCGACTGATTGAACATCATTTTAAAAATCTGGTTCAGACTGGCAACCATCTGAACAAAGAACATATGCAAAAAGCGATTCAGACGATCTGCACCGCTTCAGACGTATATATTTACGCACCCGCTTCATCGGAGGGACTTGGGGATCTACTAGAATTTCGGCTGAAACGGTTTGGTATTCGGATCGAACGGATCGCTAAAAGCGGATTTGAAGTCTACGAATCGATGCTGCACATGTCCTCAGCTTCGACCCTGATCGTTTTTCAATTTGTCGAGATGCTTGCTGAAACCCAGGCCTTATTTGAACATGCCAATTCCCTGGGAATGAAAATTATATTAATTACCGATCAATTGGTTTCGAACATGCATGAGTATGTAGACTATTCGCTTTACACACACCGCGGGGAAATGTGGGAATTCCATACGATGGTGGCCCCCGTCGCTGTTCTCGAGGCCATGGTGATGGGCGTGGGGCTGGAATTAGAGGAAGTATCACTGGAACGTTTAAAAACATTAAGTGACTTACGAAAAACGTATAAGCATTTAATACCGAAGTAA
- a CDS encoding VOC family protein has protein sequence MRLGAFSISLSVKDIHTSKAFYEKLGFEVFGGDITQNWLMMKNENSVIGLFQGMFEDNIITFNPGWNQNAEDVNPFTDVREIQKHLKEHGVNLVSEADETTEGPENITMVDPDGNPILIDQHR, from the coding sequence ATGCGTTTAGGTGCTTTTTCTATAAGTTTAAGTGTGAAAGACATTCATACATCGAAAGCCTTTTATGAAAAGCTGGGATTTGAAGTATTCGGGGGTGACATTACGCAAAATTGGCTGATGATGAAGAATGAAAACAGTGTCATTGGTCTGTTTCAGGGAATGTTTGAAGACAACATCATAACGTTCAATCCTGGCTGGAATCAGAATGCCGAAGATGTGAATCCATTTACAGATGTGCGGGAAATCCAGAAGCATCTTAAGGAACACGGAGTGAACCTGGTATCTGAAGCTGACGAAACCACGGAAGGGCCGGAAAACATTACTATGGTAGACCCTGATGGAAACCCGATCCTGATCGATCAGCACCGCTAG
- a CDS encoding ABC transporter ATP-binding protein: MKEPIITIDQVSFKYPGGTDWVLQDSSLTVNKGEFLAIIGGNGSGKSTLCKTINGLIPHYYTGDFEGSVSVDGINMYESAVAVLSQKVGYVYQDFENQLMRPTVFEDVVFAPLNFGEPDFKEKAEWALDVLGLTDIKDKSIWQLSGGQKHLTAIAGVLALNPEILIIDEPVAQLDPHHAKEIYEKLKILQQEHGKTIIVIEHHTEFIADFCSDVALLDQGGVLWKHDVKTGLQRIDDLLVRQIFPPQVTQAAVGARNPEKNSLPITINEAVDYFGGYKRKDTGRERRVSEVNEDTEEIVSLEHVSHYAKSLKNQKITILDDLDLSIKEKERIALVGTNGAGKSTLMKCLAGIIKPSEGTGHIGPCELEKTSLEKLSQVVAYVFQNPEEMFIEDSISKDLSFFADSRELQMDDFLQQLVTSFRLEEVIEKDGRLLSGGQQRRSSLAIGLAIQPSLLMLDEPTASLDVKSRQEMVRTLHQVSEQVKSVLIATHDMQLVAEWASRVIVMDKGKIVFDGAPVDLFAKEQICDRAGLIPPQIVQLSNQLMLDPVALSISDFMNDVEREESYGVR, encoded by the coding sequence ATGAAGGAACCCATCATTACGATCGATCAAGTATCTTTTAAATATCCTGGAGGCACGGATTGGGTCCTCCAGGATTCCTCTCTTACCGTGAATAAGGGAGAATTTCTAGCGATTATCGGTGGCAATGGAAGCGGCAAGTCCACCTTATGTAAAACCATCAATGGGCTGATTCCGCATTATTATACCGGGGACTTCGAAGGCTCCGTTTCTGTAGACGGAATTAATATGTATGAATCTGCTGTCGCTGTGTTGAGTCAGAAAGTAGGTTATGTGTATCAGGATTTCGAGAACCAATTAATGCGTCCGACGGTATTTGAGGATGTCGTCTTTGCCCCTTTAAACTTCGGAGAACCTGATTTTAAAGAAAAAGCCGAATGGGCCCTGGATGTGCTGGGGTTAACGGATATTAAAGATAAAAGTATCTGGCAGCTTAGCGGTGGACAAAAGCACTTAACAGCGATCGCAGGCGTTTTAGCCTTAAATCCGGAGATCCTTATTATTGATGAGCCTGTCGCGCAGCTGGATCCGCATCATGCGAAGGAAATTTACGAGAAGTTAAAAATTCTTCAACAAGAGCATGGCAAGACCATTATCGTCATTGAACATCATACCGAATTCATCGCTGATTTCTGCTCGGATGTAGCGCTGCTCGATCAGGGAGGCGTGCTATGGAAGCATGATGTGAAAACCGGACTTCAACGGATTGACGATCTACTTGTCCGTCAGATCTTCCCGCCACAGGTGACCCAGGCGGCTGTTGGCGCCAGGAATCCGGAAAAAAACAGTCTGCCCATCACCATCAATGAAGCCGTGGACTACTTTGGGGGTTATAAAAGGAAGGATACAGGCAGAGAGAGGCGTGTTTCTGAAGTAAACGAAGATACAGAAGAAATCGTGAGTCTTGAGCATGTGAGCCACTATGCCAAGTCCCTGAAAAACCAGAAAATTACCATATTAGATGATCTTGATCTATCGATTAAAGAAAAAGAGCGGATTGCTTTAGTCGGTACGAACGGAGCCGGCAAGTCTACGCTGATGAAATGTCTGGCTGGAATTATCAAACCTTCAGAAGGCACAGGACATATTGGGCCGTGCGAGCTTGAAAAGACGTCACTCGAGAAACTATCACAGGTCGTAGCGTACGTGTTTCAAAATCCAGAAGAGATGTTTATCGAGGATAGCATATCGAAAGACTTATCCTTCTTTGCGGATTCAAGAGAACTGCAGATGGATGACTTCCTGCAGCAGCTGGTTACTTCTTTTCGTCTGGAAGAAGTGATTGAAAAAGACGGACGTTTACTGAGCGGCGGGCAGCAAAGAAGGTCCTCGTTAGCGATCGGGCTTGCGATTCAGCCTTCGCTGCTTATGTTAGACGAACCGACCGCAAGCCTTGATGTGAAAAGCCGTCAGGAGATGGTCAGAACCCTGCATCAAGTCAGCGAGCAAGTGAAAAGTGTCTTGATTGCTACCCACGATATGCAATTAGTCGCCGAGTGGGCCAGCCGGGTGATTGTTATGGATAAAGGAAAAATTGTCTTTGATGGGGCACCGGTGGACTTGTTTGCCAAGGAGCAGATTTGTGACCGGGCCGGATTAATTCCTCCTCAAATTGTTCAGCTTTCCAATCAGTTGATGTTAGATCCTGTAGCTTTATCCATCTCCGATTTTATGAACGATGTAGAAAGGGAGGAGAGCTATGGAGTTCGTTAG
- a CDS encoding TetR/AcrR family transcriptional regulator, whose product MSPRVSKEHLKQRRADIMEAATSVFIEHGYEHTTMKHVMEAANVSRGGLYQYFSNKEDLFEAILEEGLSQEAEEADFSLEESASQHWTLLMELMFGEGGSPDTNMDPLAPSKLEFFITGRNDERRRAYGEKRYEIGLSIYDEIIKAGQEAGEFSDRYDSELLARSIITFVDGLALDHAILPEEKVRVKEQSELFVEYLKMALDVSSSS is encoded by the coding sequence ATGTCTCCACGAGTAAGCAAAGAGCACCTGAAGCAACGACGAGCTGACATTATGGAGGCCGCAACCAGCGTCTTTATCGAGCATGGCTATGAACATACGACGATGAAGCACGTCATGGAAGCCGCCAATGTCAGCCGGGGCGGGCTTTATCAATACTTTTCCAACAAAGAGGATCTGTTCGAAGCGATTCTGGAAGAAGGACTTAGTCAGGAAGCGGAAGAGGCTGATTTTTCTCTTGAAGAATCAGCATCTCAGCACTGGACCCTGCTCATGGAGCTGATGTTCGGGGAAGGTGGAAGTCCGGATACGAATATGGACCCGCTCGCCCCGAGCAAGCTCGAATTCTTCATCACCGGCCGCAACGATGAACGTCGTCGTGCCTATGGGGAGAAGCGGTATGAGATAGGACTGAGCATTTACGACGAAATCATTAAAGCCGGTCAGGAAGCCGGAGAGTTCAGCGACCGCTATGATAGCGAGTTGTTAGCGAGATCGATTATTACGTTTGTAGATGGTCTGGCGCTTGACCATGCCATTCTGCCTGAGGAAAAGGTGAGAGTGAAGGAGCAGTCGGAGTTGTTTGTCGAGTATTTAAAGATGGCGCTGGATGTATCCTCCTCTTCATGA
- a CDS encoding type II toxin-antitoxin system SpoIISA family toxin produces MAFNFFVGALLVFTIGNYLFFLWDQQKYWLSLTKIRKTLYTLFVSALAVGLLVRETHLSNWPFILTLTTIIIFMDLALLLTPSIMKLWKAEFEHNNDLQNIILTYEKVRKANYRRVETMSAMIQNAHNYFPEDYFPMLSRARDIERYLKEYTDLYGISVQVSPLEVSPPEYNPGWETMSEEEKYEYEEVQPVYEAILRQLDTIEATHNFEMGNHKEEYADYLLQYEVVSLIEEESMIVPVINQKEHYLIVLKSERGEVLEIDALHIVNLTNLYHLYR; encoded by the coding sequence TTGGCTTTTAATTTCTTTGTAGGGGCGTTATTGGTTTTTACTATAGGAAACTATCTATTTTTCTTATGGGATCAACAGAAATATTGGTTGTCTTTAACGAAAATTAGAAAGACTTTGTACACTCTTTTTGTGAGTGCACTCGCTGTAGGACTGTTGGTGAGAGAGACACATCTATCTAATTGGCCGTTCATCTTAACACTTACGACTATCATAATATTTATGGATTTAGCGTTATTACTAACTCCAAGCATTATGAAGCTATGGAAAGCAGAGTTTGAACACAATAACGATTTGCAAAACATTATTCTGACATATGAAAAGGTGCGAAAAGCAAATTACCGACGTGTTGAAACCATGTCAGCCATGATTCAAAATGCACATAACTATTTTCCAGAGGATTACTTTCCGATGCTAAGTCGCGCTAGAGATATTGAAAGGTACCTAAAAGAGTACACAGATCTATATGGTATATCTGTTCAAGTGTCTCCCTTGGAAGTGTCTCCGCCTGAGTATAATCCTGGATGGGAAACAATGAGTGAAGAAGAAAAATATGAATATGAAGAAGTCCAGCCTGTATATGAAGCTATTTTAAGACAGTTGGACACCATTGAAGCCACTCATAATTTTGAGATGGGAAATCATAAAGAGGAATATGCCGATTACCTGCTTCAATATGAAGTGGTTTCTTTAATAGAGGAAGAAAGCATGATTGTTCCCGTGATCAACCAGAAAGAGCACTATTTAATAGTTTTGAAGAGTGAACGCGGGGAAGTATTAGAAATAGACGCTCTTCATATCGTTAATCTAACCAACCTGTATCACCTGTATCGTTAG
- a CDS encoding energy-coupling factor transporter transmembrane component T family protein, whose product MEFVSRLKKTYNLEWIKLELLKTAFGKKDSYMGKKDPRLIIVWYFIVSLLPWFTFNQTILVGLLVYTTIISLVSRVSPLIIGLLTIGVIGELFYILLLVLLFGGEWAAFSSLITFTMKITIMSIASIAAFASMDPEKLSDALLSFGVPAQFSFAVSYGYRMLPILLDEYQQIILSFRLRGKAPVNGGILKWKTVYYYSKIVVKAFYPMMLNTAKKTRTTVEALEVKGFSYSLHNKEAKKQKLSHLKLTTQDYRFSLLSIAILLVIYAAGNYYPL is encoded by the coding sequence ATGGAGTTCGTTAGCCGCTTGAAGAAAACGTACAATTTAGAATGGATCAAACTGGAGTTATTGAAAACCGCTTTCGGTAAGAAAGATTCCTATATGGGAAAAAAAGACCCGAGATTAATTATTGTCTGGTATTTCATTGTCAGCCTGCTTCCCTGGTTTACGTTTAACCAGACGATTCTGGTAGGTCTGCTTGTCTATACGACGATTATTTCATTAGTTTCACGCGTCAGCCCCCTGATCATAGGTTTATTGACGATAGGGGTGATCGGAGAATTATTTTATATCCTCCTCTTAGTATTATTGTTCGGAGGGGAATGGGCTGCGTTTTCCTCCTTAATTACCTTCACGATGAAAATAACGATTATGTCGATCGCGAGTATTGCCGCCTTTGCCAGCATGGACCCGGAGAAGCTCAGTGATGCGTTACTAAGCTTCGGCGTCCCAGCCCAGTTCAGCTTCGCCGTATCGTATGGATACCGCATGCTTCCTATTTTATTAGATGAGTATCAGCAGATTATCCTTTCGTTCCGCTTAAGAGGGAAAGCGCCAGTGAACGGCGGCATCCTGAAGTGGAAAACCGTCTATTATTATTCCAAAATCGTCGTCAAAGCGTTCTATCCGATGATGCTGAACACTGCGAAGAAAACTCGTACAACAGTAGAAGCTTTAGAGGTCAAAGGGTTTTCTTATTCCCTTCATAACAAAGAAGCTAAGAAACAAAAGCTGTCACATCTGAAACTGACAACCCAGGATTATAGATTTTCTCTGCTTTCCATCGCTATCTTACTCGTAATCTACGCAGCAGGGAACTATTATCCATTATAA
- a CDS encoding aldo/keto reductase, with translation MKTRSLGSTGIQVSEVGFGAWQLGNEKDWGKMSDHEAIDLVKAAMDSGCNFFDTAPNYGAGKSEELLGQALKGKRDQVVISSKCGHHPNDEQNFDPEKMIASVEDSLRRLQTDYLDSLLLHNPPFSSLHGNSPQFEVLQKLKDEGKIRAFGASVDTGKEMAELLNHTESQVIEVMFNLFHQEPAAAMESAHHQGVGVITKVPLDSGWLTGKYDANSTFSGIRSRWSAEEIERRGTLVEQVRRIVGNDYSMVQAALRFILSYKEVSVIIPGAKNIPQLNHNLSASEGVLPMQMVNELKDFWEEEIKDSRLTW, from the coding sequence TTGAAAACACGCAGCTTAGGTAGTACAGGAATTCAAGTGTCCGAAGTTGGTTTTGGAGCGTGGCAATTAGGTAATGAGAAAGACTGGGGAAAGATGTCCGATCATGAAGCCATCGATTTAGTGAAGGCAGCTATGGATTCGGGCTGCAATTTCTTTGATACCGCTCCTAATTATGGCGCGGGTAAAAGTGAGGAACTGCTGGGACAAGCTCTTAAAGGAAAAAGAGATCAGGTGGTCATTAGCAGTAAATGCGGCCATCATCCCAATGATGAACAAAACTTTGATCCTGAAAAAATGATAGCATCTGTAGAAGATAGTTTACGAAGGTTACAGACGGATTATCTGGATAGTCTTCTCCTGCATAATCCTCCTTTCTCCTCTCTTCATGGAAATAGTCCGCAGTTTGAGGTATTACAAAAACTGAAAGACGAGGGAAAGATCAGAGCGTTTGGGGCTTCGGTCGATACAGGAAAAGAGATGGCTGAACTATTGAACCACACGGAGAGTCAGGTCATTGAGGTGATGTTCAACCTGTTTCATCAAGAGCCGGCGGCCGCCATGGAATCCGCTCATCATCAAGGGGTTGGCGTCATTACCAAGGTTCCGCTAGATTCTGGTTGGCTTACCGGAAAGTACGATGCCAACAGTACTTTTAGTGGAATCAGAAGCAGGTGGAGTGCAGAGGAAATCGAAAGAAGAGGAACGTTAGTCGAACAAGTTCGTCGTATTGTAGGGAATGACTACTCGATGGTACAGGCAGCCCTGCGATTTATTCTTTCGTACAAAGAAGTGTCCGTCATCATTCCTGGAGCTAAAAATATTCCGCAATTAAACCACAATCTGAGTGCCTCAGAAGGTGTCCTTCCCATGCAAATGGTTAACGAATTAAAAGATTTTTGGGAAGAAGAAATCAAGGATTCCAGGCTGACGTGGTAA
- a CDS encoding PHP domain-containing protein, whose translation MMNIDFHTHANLSKKIPVSTEEFKEKMGSAHENGLDAVAITEHFNAENFLSFYEEMEEVFPYQGDHYQVGELKVFPGIEIDVKETGHFLVVGDRDSIKAIRKRLIGHEEEDQFINVKDLVEFLADYDVLKIAAHPYRESTPWVHHDEEILRQFDAFDINGKDLFKYGKTMKQRVENLGRQYDTPVVGGSDTHQYLQYGSIYNRFPDCDTISELKDALRNQNYETEVSPCLDTKVHSAKVVKKMLKKQSS comes from the coding sequence ATGATGAATATTGATTTCCACACACACGCCAATTTATCCAAAAAAATCCCCGTATCTACGGAAGAATTTAAAGAAAAAATGGGATCAGCCCATGAAAATGGACTTGATGCTGTGGCCATTACCGAACATTTTAACGCAGAGAACTTTTTATCCTTTTATGAAGAAATGGAAGAGGTCTTTCCTTATCAAGGGGACCATTACCAGGTAGGTGAGTTAAAGGTTTTCCCTGGAATTGAAATTGATGTAAAAGAAACGGGCCACTTTTTAGTGGTGGGAGATCGTGACAGCATTAAGGCCATCAGAAAACGATTAATCGGTCACGAAGAGGAAGATCAGTTTATAAACGTGAAGGATTTAGTAGAATTTCTGGCTGACTATGATGTTCTTAAAATTGCGGCGCACCCTTATCGAGAATCTACTCCGTGGGTGCATCATGATGAGGAGATCCTGCGTCAATTTGATGCATTTGATATTAACGGCAAGGATTTATTCAAGTACGGCAAGACGATGAAACAGCGAGTAGAAAATCTAGGCAGACAGTATGACACGCCAGTAGTAGGCGGCAGTGACACGCACCAGTACCTGCAGTATGGATCGATCTACAATCGCTTCCCGGATTGTGATACCATTTCCGAGTTAAAAGACGCTCTTAGGAACCAGAACTATGAAACCGAAGTCTCTCCGTGTCTGGATACGAAAGTGCATTCAGCCA
- the cls gene encoding cardiolipin synthase: MKQMRQIVFILLLGITFYLTLFSEQPFPIRVSAAAVYIVIIVSVCYVLILENRSPHKTLLWLYSILFFPVVGYVFFVYSGQLQVRGHLFESKREDNQRYLDSSIDKNTSSGWNQLTSEEQFISNRIEAESGFPISFSSEVSVLKDGDETFPAIKERLREATEYIHMEYYTFRDDQIGQEIIDILKEKAEQGLEVKVIFDAAGSIGMSGNAKRSMKKAGVDMACFHSITSGFFTQKINFRTHRKIIVVDGDTAFVGGLNIGDEYLGRHPKIGFWRDTHLKVKGESIRSLQTIFMIDWSYLKNETLGLDTYTPVQNKEEYSGGVQILGSGPDANQGMIAELYFDMIATAKHSVWIATPYFVPDKDIRTALSMAAKKGVEVKLMVPEISDGYLPKYATRSYFAQFLNKGIEIYQYQKGFMHQKIMIVDGRSASIGTANVDFRSLNLNFEVNAFLFRTSSVQSLIDNYKHDMENSHKVDAEAFQNRGIWVRTKESFARLFSPAL, translated from the coding sequence ATGAAGCAAATGAGACAAATCGTTTTCATTCTACTACTCGGCATTACATTTTATCTGACGTTATTCAGCGAGCAGCCCTTTCCGATCAGGGTATCGGCCGCCGCTGTTTATATAGTAATCATAGTATCTGTCTGTTATGTACTGATTTTGGAAAATCGTTCGCCCCACAAAACACTATTATGGCTCTATTCGATCCTATTTTTCCCGGTGGTAGGTTACGTTTTCTTTGTCTATTCAGGGCAATTACAGGTCAGAGGGCATTTATTCGAAAGTAAAAGAGAGGATAACCAAAGATATTTAGATTCTTCTATCGATAAAAACACATCTAGTGGCTGGAATCAGCTGACCAGTGAGGAGCAGTTTATTTCCAATAGAATCGAAGCGGAATCAGGTTTTCCGATTAGTTTCTCTTCTGAAGTATCCGTCTTAAAAGATGGGGACGAGACGTTTCCTGCTATTAAAGAACGTTTACGGGAAGCCACAGAATACATTCATATGGAGTACTATACCTTTCGAGATGACCAGATTGGCCAGGAGATTATCGATATTCTGAAGGAAAAAGCGGAACAGGGTCTTGAGGTTAAGGTCATTTTTGATGCGGCCGGCAGTATTGGAATGTCCGGGAATGCGAAGCGCAGTATGAAAAAAGCTGGTGTCGACATGGCTTGTTTTCATTCTATAACAAGTGGATTCTTCACTCAGAAGATTAATTTCCGCACCCATCGGAAAATTATTGTAGTCGATGGCGACACTGCGTTTGTCGGCGGCCTAAATATCGGTGATGAATATCTTGGACGACATCCTAAAATCGGTTTCTGGCGGGATACGCACCTGAAAGTAAAAGGAGAATCCATACGAAGTCTCCAGACGATTTTCATGATTGACTGGTCCTATTTGAAAAATGAGACCCTGGGTCTGGATACGTACACGCCTGTTCAGAATAAGGAGGAGTACTCTGGCGGGGTACAGATACTGGGCAGTGGTCCTGACGCCAATCAGGGCATGATTGCGGAGCTTTATTTCGATATGATTGCGACCGCTAAGCATTCTGTGTGGATCGCTACGCCTTACTTCGTGCCGGATAAGGACATTCGTACGGCCCTGTCCATGGCGGCGAAGAAAGGGGTCGAGGTTAAATTGATGGTGCCCGAGATCAGTGATGGTTATTTACCGAAATATGCCACCCGGTCTTATTTTGCTCAATTCCTCAATAAAGGAATTGAGATTTATCAGTATCAAAAAGGGTTTATGCACCAGAAAATTATGATTGTAGATGGTCGGTCTGCGTCAATCGGGACGGCTAACGTCGATTTTAGAAGCCTGAATTTAAATTTCGAAGTGAATGCCTTCTTATTCCGGACTTCAAGCGTGCAGAGTCTGATCGATAACTATAAACATGATATGGAGAACAGCCATAAAGTGGATGCAGAAGCTTTTCAAAATAGAGGGATATGGGTGCGAACCAAGGAATCTTTTGCTCGTTTATTTTCACCTGCTTTGTAG
- a CDS encoding malate:quinone oxidoreductase: protein MTNRETSKDVVLIGAGIMSATLGSLLKELAPDWNIKVFEKLDKTGGESSNVWNNAGTGHAALCELNYTKEQSDGSIDISKAIKINEQFQITKQYWSYLLSKGYIHNPEEFVRSLPHMSLVHGRDNINFLKKRYETMTDHPLFKGMEFSEDPEKLKEWIPLIMKNRTLDEPVAATRMETGTDVNFGTLTEKMFDHLESQDVQLHYNQRVDDVKRADDGSWMVKVQHMDSDQTALHSADFVFVGGGGGSLHLLQKSGVPEGKGFGGFPVSGQFMVCNNPEVAKQHEAKVYGKAAAGAPPMSVPHLDTRYIDNEQSLLFGPFAGFSPKFLKAGSLADLFTSIKISNILTMLAAGVKEISLTKYLIGQVLQTKEQRMEALREFIPDAKSEDWDLVVAGQRVQVIKDTEEGGKGTLQFGTEIVNSADGSIAALLGASPGASTAVHVMMDVLDRCFPQYMDEWEPKLTEMVPSYGKSLSEHQDLLNEIHSSTARTLGLKEKEPVHQ from the coding sequence ATGACCAACAGAGAAACGAGTAAGGATGTCGTCCTGATCGGCGCCGGCATCATGAGTGCCACATTAGGATCGCTTCTGAAAGAATTAGCACCCGATTGGAATATTAAAGTGTTTGAAAAGCTTGATAAGACAGGTGGAGAAAGCTCGAACGTATGGAATAACGCCGGGACGGGCCATGCGGCACTTTGTGAACTCAATTACACAAAAGAGCAGAGCGATGGATCGATCGATATCAGTAAAGCGATTAAAATCAATGAACAGTTCCAGATTACGAAGCAGTATTGGTCCTACCTCCTAAGCAAAGGCTACATCCATAACCCGGAAGAATTCGTGCGCTCCCTGCCTCATATGAGTCTCGTACACGGCAGAGACAACATTAACTTTTTGAAAAAGCGTTATGAAACGATGACCGATCATCCACTATTTAAGGGGATGGAATTTTCCGAGGATCCGGAAAAGCTGAAGGAATGGATTCCGCTGATTATGAAGAACCGCACGCTGGATGAGCCGGTGGCGGCGACTCGAATGGAAACCGGAACCGATGTAAACTTCGGAACCTTAACCGAGAAGATGTTTGATCACTTGGAAAGCCAGGACGTTCAATTGCACTATAATCAGCGCGTGGACGATGTGAAACGTGCAGATGATGGCTCGTGGATGGTCAAAGTCCAGCATATGGACAGCGATCAAACGGCGCTTCATTCCGCTGATTTCGTCTTTGTCGGCGGCGGTGGCGGCAGTCTGCATCTGCTGCAGAAATCCGGTGTGCCTGAAGGAAAAGGCTTCGGCGGTTTTCCGGTAAGCGGACAGTTCATGGTCTGTAACAATCCGGAAGTGGCGAAGCAGCATGAGGCGAAAGTCTATGGCAAGGCGGCAGCAGGGGCTCCTCCGATGTCTGTACCGCATTTGGATACGAGGTACATCGATAATGAGCAGTCGCTGTTGTTCGGCCCGTTTGCCGGCTTCTCACCGAAGTTCCTAAAAGCGGGTTCGCTCGCTGATTTATTCACGTCCATTAAAATAAGTAATATCCTGACGATGCTTGCGGCCGGCGTGAAGGAAATATCGCTGACGAAATACTTGATCGGGCAGGTCCTGCAGACGAAAGAACAGCGGATGGAAGCGCTGCGCGAATTTATCCCAGATGCGAAAAGCGAGGATTGGGACCTTGTTGTCGCAGGCCAGCGTGTGCAGGTGATTAAAGATACCGAGGAAGGCGGCAAAGGCACGCTGCAGTTTGGTACCGAGATTGTGAATAGTGCCGATGGATCGATTGCGGCTCTGCTTGGTGCTTCACCGGGCGCTTCTACGGCGGTGCATGTCATGATGGACGTGCTTGATCGATGCTTCCCGCAATATATGGATGAATGGGAGCCGAAGCTTACGGAAATGGTTCCTTCTTACGGGAAATCGCTGAGTGAGCATCAGGATCTTCTGAACGAAATCCACAGCTCCACGGCGAGAACGCTTGGGCTCAAGGAAAAAGAACCGGTCCATCAGTAA